A part of Saccharomyces cerevisiae S288C chromosome XIV, complete sequence genomic DNA contains:
- the MGS1 gene encoding ssDNA-dependent ATPase MGS1 (Protein with DNA-dependent ATPase and ssDNA annealing activities; involved in maintenance of genome; interacts functionally with DNA polymerase delta; homolog of human Werner helicase interacting protein (WHIP); forms nuclear foci upon DNA replication stress), with translation MSNKRTSVEQLISCPICSRKVFFSLINSHLDICGKEKSKPSSRPQTVSSLLAGPKKRKQANSEKFIDLENKDHEIKPGLKSESDDIEIVENESKRFKAAPSTDFAKSIVEPASSRDQLHNDYESRWLQKISHLPLSEKLRPKELRDYVGQQHILSQDNGTLFKYIKQGTIPSMILWGPPGVGKTSLARLLTKTATTSSNESNVGSRYFMIETSATKANTQELRGIFEKSKKEYQLTKRRTVLFIDEIHRFNKVQQDLLLPHVENGDIILIGATTENPSFQLNNALISRCLIFVLEKLNVNELCIVLSRGIALLNKCRKQVWNIENPLKLSRSILEYVVDLSVGDTRRALNMLEMIEVSTRERKADEEELSIDDVRDIIKNNSSNGLNTYYDPKGDNHYDTISAFHKSIRGGDENASLYYLARMLQGGEDPLYVARRMIRIASEDIGLRDSSLLPLAVAAHDAVMKVGLPEADLALAQCCVALARAPKSVELYRAWKKLRAMMSENMYSLASSEIPMHIRNAPTKLMEELGYHKGYKYNPDYIEGKVQQDYFPKEVLEKCPNKTDLKFLDGKHLGDKEDPDLRQSYQG, from the coding sequence ATGAGTAACAAGAGGACATCTGTAGAACAGCTCATATCATGCCCAATTTGCTCTAGAAaagtctttttttccttaatCAACTCTCATCTTGACATATGTGGCAAGGAAAAGTCAAAGCCTTCGAGTAGGCCACAAACGGTGTCAAGTCTTTTGGCAGGCCCaaaaaagaggaaacaAGCTAACTCAGagaaattcattgatcTTGAAAATAAGGACCATGAAATTAAGCCAGGTCTTAAGAGCGAGAGTGATGATATTGAGattgttgaaaatgaaagcaaAAGATTTAAGGCAGCACCATCCACGGATTTTGCGAAATCAATAGTGGAGCCTGCTTCGAGCAGAGATCAACTTCACAACGATTACGAAAGCAGATGGTTGCAGAAAATAAGCCATTTGCCACTTAGTGAAAAATTGAGGCCAAAAGAATTAAGAGATTATGTAGGTCAGCAGCACATTCTCTCTCAAGATAATGGTACATTGTTCAAATACATAAAACAAGGGACTATACCATCTATGATACTCTGGGGCCCTCCAGGTGTAGGAAAGACTTCACTAGCTAGACTATTAACGAAAACTGCGACAACCAGTAGTAATGAATCAAATGTTGGTTCCAGGTACTTCATGATCGAAACAAGTGCGACAAAGGCAAATACGCAAGAATTGAGAGgtatatttgaaaaatcaaaaaaggaatatcAATTgaccaaaagaagaactgtactttttattgatgaaattcaCAGATTCAATAAAGTTCAACAGGATTTGTTATTGCCACACGTAGAAAACGGTGACATTATTTTGATTGGTGCAACGACAGAAAATCCAAGTTTTCAGCTGAACAATGCTCTCATTAGCAGATGTCTGATTTTTGTCCTAGAAAAGCTGAATGTCAACGAACTGTGTATTGTTTTATCAAGAGGAATTGCATTATTGAATAAATGCAGGAAACAAGTATGGAATATTGAAAATCCTTTGAAATTGTCTAGAAGCATACTGGAGTACGTGGTAGATCTGTCGGTGGGTGATACAAGGAGGGCGTTAAATATGTTGGAAATGATCGAAGTTTCAACAAGAGAGCGCAAGGCCGACGAGGAAGAATTATCTATCGATGATGTACGAGACATAATTAAgaacaacagcagcaacgGGTTGAATACATACTATGACCCAAAGGGAGATAACCATTATGATACAATCTCTGCGTTTCATAAATCCATTAGAGGTGGGGACGAAAACGCCTCACTGTACTATTTAGCAAGAATGTTGCAGGGAGGAGAGGACCCATTGTATGTTGCCCGAAGAATGATTCGAATAGCTTCTGAAGATATCGGATTACGGGATAGTTCATTATTGCCCTTGGCTGTCGCGGCACATGACGCAGTAATGAAAGTTGGTTTGCCAGAGGCAGACCTTGCACTGGCGCAATGTTGTGTTGCTTTGGCTAGGGCACCAAAGTCAGTAGAACTATATAGAGCttggaagaaattaagGGCAATGATGAGCGAGAACATGTACAGTTTAGCAAGCAGTGAGATACCGATGCATATCAGAAATGCGCCAACCAAATTGATGGAGGAGCTGGGTTATCATAAAGGCTACAAGTACAATCCCGATTATATTGAAGGAAAAGTCCAACAAGACTACTTTCCCAAAGAAGTGCTCGAGAAATGTCCAAATAAAACTGACTTAAAGTTCCTGGACGGCAAACATTTAGGAGACAAAGAAGATCCTGACTTGAGACAGTCATATCAGGGTTAG
- the PPN2 gene encoding putative serine/threonine-protein phosphatase (Zn2+-dependent endopolyphosphatase; required with PPN1 to mobilize polyphosphate stores in response to phosphate starvation; member of the PPP-superfamily of metalloproteases; directly involved in adaptation to mild alkaline conditions through polyphosphate hydrolysis; localizes to the vacuolar lumen via the MVB pathway; null mutant is highly sensitive to azaserine and resistant to sodium-O-vandate), with protein sequence MEDKRKRRAATLSTALILFVACCVYTLYIFKFDNPRLSPPVSLLPTISTLKKIEHVTDLNKEYVFVGDVHGNYDEFIELIDDKIGGLGENITMILLGDFIHKGPDSDKVVSYILNHKDQVKCVLGNHEILVMMAYLNPDFSKWVRRPKLMTPLTFSTETNFIPQDISKISNAHGRLARELGFSKLSQLAEHCSMAIELDLDITGDILFGAHAGMVPGDFMKPNQIPGVSSLSNMKYVDKKNWSKTSREKENKNYVRWYTLWDKYGDHFSNAKVFYGHDASMGLNLRRQTKGLDTACIKNNLLSSMKVKYDIKKGQYDYELIQVQCS encoded by the coding sequence ATGGAAGATAAGCGGAAAAGACGAGCCGCTACACTTAGTACAGCATTGATATTATTTGTGGCATGCTGCGTTTATACactatatatattcaaGTTTGATAACCCTCGGTTGTCTCCACCAGTTTCCTTATTGCCTACAATTAGCAccttgaagaaaattgagCATGTAACAGATTTAAATAAGGAGTACGTTTTTGTTGGTGACGTTCATGGTAACTATGATGAGTTCATAGAACTCATTGATGACAAGATTGGAGGACTAGGAGAAAATATAACAATGATATTGCTGGGTGACTTTATTCACAAGGGCCCGGACTCAGACAAGGTCGTGTCGTATATTCTAAATCACAAGGATCAAGTCAAGTGCGTTTTGGGCAATCATGAAATATTGGTCATGATGGCCTATTTAAACCCAGACTTCTCGAAATGGGTAAGACGCCCCAAATTAATGACACCTTTAACTTTCAGTACGGAGACTAATTTCATACCACAAGACATCTCTAAAATCAGCAACGCACATGGACGGTTAGCTCGCGAACTTGGGTTTTCCAAATTAAGTCAGCTAGCGGAACATTGTTCTATGGCCATAGAACTAGATCTGGATATTACCGGTGATATACTCTTTGGTGCACATGCAGGGATGGTTCCGGGAGACTTCATGAAGCCCAACCAAATTCCGGGCGTGAGCTCTCTGTCAAACATGAAGTACGTTGATAAGAAGAACTGGTCAAAAACATCACgtgaaaaggaaaacaagaatTATGTGAGATGGTACACACTGTGGGACAAATACGGAGACCACTTTAGTAACGCCAAAGTATTTTACGGGCACGATGCATCCATGGGACTAAACCTACGGAGACAGACCAAAGGTTTGGACACAGCATGTATAAAGAACAATCTGCTTTCATCTATGAAAGTGAAGTACGATATTAAGAAGGGGCAATATGACTATGAATTAATTCAAGTACAATGCTcttaa
- the RAP1 gene encoding DNA-binding transcription factor RAP1 (Essential DNA-binding transcription regulator that binds many loci; involved in transcription activation, repression, chromatin silencing, telomere length maintenance; represses divergent noncoding transcription at highly expressed genes, prevents transcription initiation at cryptic promoters near its binding sites; relocalizes to cytosol under hypoxia; recruits Sir complex to telomeric DNA; present in quiescent cell telomere hyperclusters) → MSSPDDFETAPAEYVDALDPSMVVVDSGSAAVTAPSDSAAEVKANQNEENTGATAAETSEKVDQTEVEKKDDDDTTEVGVTTTTPSIADTAATANIASTSGASVTEPTTDDTAADEKKEQVSGPPLSNMKFYLNRDADAHDSLNDIDQLARLIRANGGEVLDSKPRESKENVFIVSPYNHTNLPTVTPTYIKACCQSNSLLNMENYLVPYDNFREVVDSRLQEESHSNGVDNSNSNSDNKDSIRPKTEIISTNTNGATEDSTSEKVMVDAEQQARLQEQAQLLRQHVSSTASITSGGHNDLVQIEQPQKDTSNNNNSNVNDEDNDLLTQDNNPQTADEGNASFQAQRSMISRGALPSHNKASFTDEEDEFILDVVRKNPTRRTTHTLYDEISHYVPNHTGNSIRHRFRVYLSKRLEYVYEVDKFGKLVRDDDGNLIKTKVLPPSIKRKFSADEDYTLAIAVKKQFYRDLFQIDPDTGRSLITDEDTPTAIARRNMTMDPNHVPGSEPNFAAYRTQSRRGPIAREFFKHFAEEHAAHTENAWRDRFRKFLLAYGIDDYISYYEAEKAQNREPEPMKNLTNRPKRPGVPTPGNYNSAAKRARNYSSQRNVQPTANAASANAAAAAAAAASNSYAIPENELLDEDTMNFISSLKNDLSNISNSLPFEYPHEIAEAIRSDFSNEDIYDNIDPDTISFPPKIATTDLFLPLFFHFGSTRQFMDKLHEVISGDYEPSQAEKLVQDLCDETGIRKNFSTSILTCLSGDLMVFPRYFLNMFKDNVNPPPNVPGIWTHDDDESLKSNDQEQIRKLVKKHGTGRMEMRKRFFEKDLL, encoded by the coding sequence ATGTCTAGTCCAgatgattttgaaactGCACCAGCAGAATATGTTGATGCATTGGATCCGAGTATGGTCGTTGTTGACAGTGGTTCTGCTGCAGTCACAGCGCCATCGGATTCAGCCGCTGAGGTAAAAGCTAATCAAAACGAAGAAAACACTGGTGCTACTGCTGCTGAAACTAGTGAGAAAGTGGATCAGACGGAGGtcgaaaagaaagatgatgatgatacCACTGAAGTCGGTGTAACAACTACCACGCCTTCCATTGCTGATACTGCTGCTACCGCTAACATTGCTTCGACATCAGGTGCATCTGTTACTGAACCTACTACTGATGACACCGCTGCTgatgagaaaaaggaacaaGTAAGTGGTCCTCCTCTGTCAAATATGAAATTCTATCTTAATCGCGACGCGGATGCGCATGACTCTTTAAATGATATTGATCAATTAGCGCGTCTGATTAGAGCAAACGGTGGTGAAGTGCTAGACTCCAAGCCAAGAGAATCAAAAGAGAATGTTTTCATCGTGTCACCCTATAATCATACCAATTTACCAACGGTAACTCCGACTTATATTAAGGCATGTTGTCAAAGCAACTCGCTACTGAACATGGAAAATTATTTAGTACCATACGATAACTTTAGAGAAGTTGTCGATAGTAGGTTGCAGGAGGAATCGCATTCTAATGGTGTAGATAATAGCAATAGCAATAGCGATAACAAGGATTCTATCAGGCCCAAAACAGAAATAATCTCTACGAATACTAATGGCGCTACGGAAGACTCAACCAGCGAAAAAGTTATGGTAGACGCTGAACAACAAGCTAGATTACAAGAGCAAGCTCAGCTCCTTCGTCAACATGTAAGCAGCACCGCATCAATCACAAGCGGAGGGCACAATGACTTGGTCCAGATCGAACAACCTCAAAAAGATACCtccaataataataatagcaacGTCAACGACGAAGACAATGATCTTTTGACACAGGACAACAACCCTCAAACAGCAGATGAGGGGAATGCATCTTTTCAAGCACAAAGGTCCATGATTTCGAGAGGCGCTTTGCCCTCCCACAATAAAGCTTCTTTTACagatgaggaagatgaGTTTATTTTGGATGTTGTGAGAAAAAATCCAACCAGGCGTACAACACATACTCTTTACGATGAAATATCCCATTATGTGCCTAACCACACGGGTAATTCTATTAGGCACCGATTTAGAGTCtatctttccaaaagaCTAGAGTACGTTTATGAGGTTGACAAGTTTGGTAAATTGGTTAGAGACGACGATGGAAATCTGATAAAGACTAAAGTTTTGCCACCATCAAttaaaaggaaattttCAGCAGATGAAGATTACACTTTGGCAATCGCGGTCAAGAAGCAGTTTTATCGTGATTTGTTTCAAATCGACCCTGATACTGGAAGATCACTTATCACAGATGAGGATACACCCACTGCTATAGCGAGGAGGAATATGACAATGGATCCAAATCATGTGCCAGGGAGTGAACCCAACTTTGCAGCTTACAGAACCCAAAGCCGTAGGGGACCGATTGCAcgagaatttttcaagcaTTTTGCCGAAGAGCATGCAGCACATACTGAGAATGCTTGGAGAGATAGGTTTAGGAAGTTTCTTCTCGCTTACGGCATTGATGATTATATTAGTTATTATGAAGCTGAAAAAGCTCAGAATAGAGAGCCGGAACCGATGAAGAACCTCACCAATAGACCCAAGAGGCCTGGCGTTCCCACTCCTGGCAATTATAACTCTGCCGCCAAGAGGGCAAGAAATTATAGTTCTCAAAGAAATGTTCAGCCTACTGCCAATGCAGCGTCCGCTAATGCTGCTGCCGCTGCTGCTGCCGCTGCTTCCAACTCTTACGCTATACCAGAAAACGAATTACTGGACGAAGATACCATGAATTTCATTTCCAGTTTAAAGAATGATCTATccaatatttcaaatagTTTGCCCTTTGAGTATCCACACGAGATTGCGGAAGCTATAAGAAGCGATTTTTCGAATGAAGatatatatgataatattgaTCCTGATACCATAAGCTTTCCACCAAAAATTGCAACAACAGATCTTTTCCTGCCATTGTTCTTTCATTTTGGCAGTACGAGACAATTTATGGATAAACTTCATGAAGTTATTTCAGGAGATTATGAGCCATCACAGGCTGAAAAACTGGTACAGGATCTTTGCGATGAAACTGGTATAcgtaaaaatttcagtACGAGCATATTGACGTGTTTATCCGGGGATCTGATGGTCTTTCCTCGCTATTTCTTGAACATGTTTAAGGACAATGTTAATCCTCCTCCCAACGTTCCTGGTATTTGGACACATGATGACGACGAATCGCTAAAAAGCAATGATCAAGAACAAATAAGGAAACTGGTTAAAAAGCATGGAACTGGTAGAATGGAAATGaggaaaagattttttgagAAGGACCTGTTATGA
- the IES2 gene encoding Ies2p (Protein that associates with the INO80 chromatin remodeling complex; associates with the INO80 complex under low-salt conditions; essential for growth under anaerobic conditions; protein abundance increases in response to DNA replication stress) — MDSEASDIEAELSDSVSAGGEEYIDDDDYTEDIDDQIVTAKSSRRTARRSVPKGVRTSKRIRDKELSVEVDEDYDEEEDVLSPSKKRHLHTRSMDKRQVAATASEKSDIGDSKGNDGEIEDGILEEEESLEKELNRGGGKEVEKSEESYYAQNDVGQKGEEEQDGESGGYEDNEPSISKESDELVSVVNGNGNEEDDEVEATKENTTDSTRSTTTRSKMLLDLLEDGGSKKKLTDEEIQLRRAENARKRKNLSEKRLEEEKQDTINKLLKKRAGKSRSHLPNDDEKNDGSSSFVKPRRPYNSEGMTRILRRYEEDLFCTF, encoded by the coding sequence ATGGACAGTGAAGCAAGTGACATTGAGGCAGAGTTATCCGACAGCGTCTCAGCTGGTGGGGAAGAATACattgacgatgatgattatACGGAAGATATTGACGATCAGATAGTCACAGCCAAATCATCTAGAAGAACAGCACGTAGGAGTGTACCTAAGGGTGTAAGAACCTCAAAACGCATTAGAGATAAAGAACTTTCTGTGGAGGTTGATGAAGATTATGATGAGGAGGAAGATGTATTGAGCCCTTCTAAGAAGCGCCATCTACACACCAGATCAATGGACAAAAGGCAAGTTGCCGCAACAGCTTCTGAAAAATCTGATATTGGTGATAGTAAAGGTAATGATGGCGAAATAGAAGACGGTatattggaagaagaagagagcTTAGAGAAGGAACTGAATAGAGGTGGAGGAAAGGAGGTAGAGAAAAGTGAAGAATCTTACTACGCCCAAAACGATGTTGGACAGAAGGGGGAGGAAGAACAAGACGGGGAATCTGGAGGCTATGAAGATAATGAACCCAGTATAAGTAAAGAGTCAGACGAATTGGTCTCTGTGGTAAACGGTAACGGTAACgaagaggatgatgaaGTGGAGgcaacaaaagaaaatacaaCAGATTCTACTAGAAGTACTACGACTCGAAGCAAGATGCTGTTAGATTTGCTGGAAGATGGTGGGtctaaaaagaaattaacagatgaagaaatcCAGCTGCGAAGAGCCGAAAATGCACGTAAAAGGAAGAACCTTAGCGAGAAGAGACTGGAAGAGGAGAAGCAGGACACAATCAATaagcttttgaagaaaagggcCGGTAAGTCTAGGAGCCACTTGCcaaatgatgatgaaaagaatgatGGCTCTTCAAGTTTCGTGAAACCACGCAGGCCTTACAATAGCGAGGGTATGACAAGAATTCTGCGGAGATATGAAGAAGACTTATTTTGTACATTTTAA
- the PEX17 gene encoding Pex17p (Membrane peroxin of the peroxisomal importomer complex; complex facilitates the import of peroxisomal matrix proteins; required for peroxisome biogenesis) → MTSINSFPRNIDWPSNIGIKKIEGTNPTVNAIKGLLYNGGSIYAFLYFVIAMFVEPTLQKQYQQRNDFSLFVLLRLRRIIAQLQKRLVMTPVSSLGFNEQNNFVERSTQTSDDNIIREDNSHWAEMIYQLQNMKQELQYFNRSSGQPSESIDDFVFQIKMVTDQVELTDRSRAFSNKSRNIIQGIREIKGWFVNGQVPR, encoded by the coding sequence ATGACATCGATTAACAGTTTTCCCAGGAATATTGACTGGCCTTCCAACATAGgcattaaaaaaatagaggGAACTAATCCAACGGTGAATGCCATCAAGGGCTTGTTATATAATGGTGGATCAATTTATGCATTTCTATATTTTGTTATTGCTATGTTTGTTGAACCAACGCTACAAAAGCAGTACCAGCAGAGAAATGATTTTTCcttgtttgttttgttgCGTTTGAGAAGAATCATAGCGCAATTGCAAAAACGACTGGTGATGACCCCAGTATCGTCGTTGGGGTTCAACGAACAGAATAACTTTGTGGAGAGGTCCACTCAAACTTCAGACGACAATATAATACGAGAAGATAATAGCCATTGGGCTGAAATGATTTATCAACTGCAAAATATGAAACAAGAATTACAGTATTTTAACAGATCCTCAGGCCAACCATCTGAAAGTATAGACGATTTTGTCTTTCAAATTAAGATGGTGACTGACCAGGTTGAGTTAACAGATAGGTCCCGAGCTTTCTCAAATAAATCAAGAAATATTATACAGGGAATCCGAGAAATCAAAGGTTGGTTTGTGAATGGCCAAGTGCCAAGGTAA
- the RRG9 gene encoding mitochondrial ribosome assembly protein RRG9 (hypothetical protein; null mutant lacks mitochondrial DNA and cannot grow on glycerol; the authentic, non-tagged protein is detected in highly purified mitochondria in high-throughput studies), whose protein sequence is MNILRIACRSFHCLRCGPLLNENRGWSSKKIIKLVNKSSLSNKEFTEKVRDGTKDIPEWKKQKMAVRKKLQGQRWNPPKKISQEQMEALRLLKFNFPELTASDLADRFKISPEAVRRILKSNWKRTDEENNNTYERWKRRGERIKEMYQRKEDADFVSNQIVTSRKIILGSNSNSPELIARNVRTFKPFKPNNSTPEKKNTNKLYILKHLGSKQ, encoded by the coding sequence ATGAACATTCTGCGAATAGCATGTCGTTCTTTTCATTGCCTGCGCTGCGGTCCATTACTCAATGAGAACAGGGGATGGTCATCCAAAAAGATTATTAAATTAGTCAATAAATCGAGTTTGTCCAATAAAGAGTTTACAGAAAAAGTACGAGATGGTACGAAAGACATTCCTGAGTggaagaagcagaaaatGGCagttagaaaaaaattgcaagGCCAGAGGTGGAACCCACCAAAAAAGATATCACAGGAACAAATGGAGGCTCTAAGACTATTGAAATTCAACTTTCCTGAACTGACAGCATCTGATCTTGCAGACCGGTTCAAAATTTCTCCCGAGGCTGTTCGAAGAATTTTGAAGTCCAACTGGAAGCGTACTGATGaggaaaacaataacaCCTACGAGAGATggaaaagaagaggagaacggataaaagaaatgtatcaaagaaaagaggatGCCGATTTTGTATCCAATCAAATTGTTACTAGCAGAAAGATTATACTTGGGTCCAACTCAAATTCACCTGAATTAATAGCAAGGAATGTTCGCACTTTTAAACCTTTCAAGCCTAACAACAGTACAcctgaaaagaaaaacaccAACAAACTATACATTTTGAAGCATTTGGGCTCGAAACAATAA